GGTTCGTCGGTCAGCAGCAACATAGCGCGGTATGGTTCGAAGGTGCTTCTGGCTACCGCGGTAGTCCGAGCAGTCGACGATTATGGACATGAATTTCTCGCTAGAGCGCTTCTGGATTCCGGATCGGAGTGTAATATTATCTCTACCCATTTGGCGCAGAAATTACATGTGAAACGGTACAAGACAGATATTGAAATATCAGGTATCGGGCAAGCTCCAGTAAAAACTACGGAGAAGGTTCGAGTTACAATTACGTCGCGATTATCATCTTACTCACAGAACATGGAATTATATGTTTTGAATAAGGTTACCGAAGATTTACCAACATCAGCTATTAGTGTTAGTAATTGGAAATCACCTGTAGGGGTTCAGTTGGCCGATCCCGAATTTTTCAGAACTCATCCAATCGATCTACTATTAGGAGGGGAGTTCTTTTTCGATTTCTTCCCCAAGAAACAACAAGTTTCGTTGGGACTTAACATGCCTACACTCGTGGATTCTGTTTTCGGGTGGATGATTACAGGACGGTGTGCAGAGAACCTAGGAAAAAGGATATCAGTTTGTCATGTTTCAGTTTTAGACTCGATCGAACAACTCATGAACAAATTTTGGGAATGCGAAGAAGGACACTCACTCTCAGCCTACTCGATGGAGGAAACGCGGTGCGAGAAATACTTCGTTCAGACTGCTACGCGAAGAGATGATGGTCATTATTCAGTTGGCTTACCGAAATCTCCGGATGGGCTGGCTCAATTGGGCGAATCGAAATCCACTGCTTTAAGACGTCTAATGCTGCTGGAACGGCGACTAGCGCGAGATGAAACATTAAAGCAGGAGTATCATGCATTCATGACTGATTACTTGAGTCGAGGTCACATGCGAAGGATTATTGAGAATCCTGCAGATACTAAGGTTAGTTATTACCTCCCACATCACCCGGTAGTAAAAGATTCCAGTACCACTACTCGCGTAAGAGTAGTTTTTGACGCATCAAGTAAGACTTCCACGGGAGTAACACTGAATGACATTCTCCTAAACGGACCAGTTATTCAGGACGATTTACGGAGGATTATAATGCGTAGTCGGCTCTATCCCATCGTGCTCATTGCTGATGTTGAGAAGATGTTTCGACAGGTTTGGATGAACTCGGAAGACTTATCGCTGCAAAGGATCCTTTGGCGATTCTCTCCAGATGAACCGGTAGAAACGTACGAATTATTAACCGTAACGTACGGTACTAAACCTGCTCCATTTCTGGCCACTAGGACTCTAAAGCAGCTGTCCATCGACGAAGTATATAGTTTTCCGCTAGCAGCAAAAcgaatttgtaaggacgtttacATGGATGACGTTATTACGGGAGCAAATAACATCGCAGAAGCAAGGATAATCCGGTGTCAATTAGATGGATTGTTACAAAAAGGAGGATTCCGGTTACGTAAGTGGGTCTCGAACAATGAAGATTTACTAACTGGAGTTGAAGAAGATAATTTGGCTCTTCCACGAGACAaaacggttgattttgatgcGGAATGAACGGTTAAAACTTTGGGTCTGGTTTGGGAACCACGAACAGATacatttctttttaaaaatcaatatgAGATTATTTCGGATTCATCGCTGACCAAACGAAAGGTACTTTCTCGCATAGCGAAAATTTTCGACCCTTTGGGATTAGTTGGACCAGTCATAACAAAGgcaaaaatgttcatgcaacaGATTTGGGAGCTTAAAGGTATAGGACAAAGGTCACTAGGTTGGGACGATAATCTCCCATCACTTCTTGTGGACTCGTGGAACCAATTTTATTCTCAACTTCCCGAACTGAATACTATCCGTATACCGCGATTCGTAACGTGTCTGAATCCAGTATCATTTCAATTACATTCGTTTTCCGATGCATTAAAGAAGGCATATGGTACCTGCATTTATCTACGTTCTGAAGACAGTAACGAAAAGGTCGTGGTGTCGCTCATTTCATCCAAGTCCCGAGTTTCACCACTTAAAACGCAGACCATTCCTCGGTTGGAATTGTGTGGAGCG
This genomic window from Malaya genurostris strain Urasoe2022 chromosome 1, Malgen_1.1, whole genome shotgun sequence contains:
- the LOC131426373 gene encoding uncharacterized protein LOC131426373 translates to MSVAAGTSKMSKLRSKQTRLRNLMTSFNVIYSFMEEYEDTRHSSELASRLEKLEPLWEKIDEAMTETELADSEEGAAGERYVKDRVEFQNKFFTLKGFLVSKLRDNPEHNGAFPASQLLESTITPTHPHVKLPLISLPKFSGNVEEWLAFRDLFVSLIHFSSDLPDIEKFHYLRSQLEGEALAVISSLPLTQANYNVAWELLVKRYANSKCLKKKQIQNLFECSAIRKESAAELQKLVEAFEKSTKVLDQVVQPGDYKDLLLIHLMCSRLDDKTRRSWEEHSSVLEEEGIKDLMEFLLRRIRVLESLPNRQPDTQNPTIKRVHPNKIASHGVFQSIQSKCLSCADTHPLFTCPVFGRLPVMEREKLLRQNSLCRNCFRRGHQAKECTSRFSCRRCKERHHTLVCYKEEKQKVLHGAEKQVKGAVDQLQVDKASTSKVSEGSSVSSNIARYGSKVLLATAVVRAVDDYGHEFLARALLDSGSECNIISTHLAQKLHVKRYKTDIEISGIGQAPVKTTEKVRVTITSRLSSYSQNMELYVLNKVTEDLPTSAISVSNWKSPVGVQLADPEFFRTHPIDLLLGGEFFFDFFPKKQQVSLGLNMPTLVDSVFGWMITGRCAENLGKRISVCHVSVLDSIEQLMNKFWECEEGHSLSAYSMEETRCEKYFVQTATRRDDGHYSVGLPKSPDGLAQLGESKSTALRRLMLLERRLARDETLKQEYHAFMTDYLSRGHMRRIIENPADTKVSYYLPHHPVVKDSSTTTRVRVVFDASSKTSTGVTLNDILLNGPVIQDDLRRIIMRSRLYPIVLIADVEKMFRQVWMNSEDLSLQRILWRFSPDEPVETYELLTVTYGTKPAPFLATRTLKQLSIDEVYSFPLAAKRICKDVYMDDVITGANNIAEARIIRCQLDGLLQKGGFRLRKWVSNNEDLLTGVEEDNLALPRDKTVDFDAE